The DNA segment GATGAAGGTACGTTCAAAGTTGTCGCACGAAAAGAAGTCGTTGAAGAAGTATTCGACAATCGTGATGAGGTTGACTTAAGTACTGCTTTAGTGCGTAACCCTGCTTATGAAGTAGGAGATATTTATGAAGAAGACGTTACACCAAGTGATTTTGGTCGTGTCGGTGCTCAAGCAGCGAAACAAGCTGTTATGCAACGTTTACGTGATGCTGAACGCGAAATTCTTTATGATGAATTTATCGATAAAGAAGAAGACATCATGACTGGATTAATTGATAGAGTTGACCACCGCTATGTTTACGTAAATTTAGGCCGTACAGAAGCGGTATTATCAGAAGCGGAAAGAAGTCCAAATGAAAAATACATTCCGAATGAAAGAATCAAAGTTTATGTAAATAAAGTAGAACAAACAACAAAAGGACCTCAAATCTATGTGTCTCGAAGTCATCCTGGTTTGTTAAAGCGTTTATTTGAACAAGAAGTACCAGAAATATTTGATGGTACTGTTATCGTGAAATCTGTAGCTCGTGAAGCTGGAGACCGTTCTAAGATAAGTGTTCATGCAGATAACCCAGACATCGATGCAGTAGGTGCTTGTGTAGGTTCAAAAGGTGCACGCGTTGAAGCGGTTGTTGAAGAACTTGGTGGCGAAAAAATTGATATTGTTCAATGGAATGATGATCCTAAGATTTTCGTTAAAAATGCATTAAGCCCATCTCAAGTATTACAAGTCATTGTTGATGAAGAAAATCAATCAACAATCGTTGTTGTCCCTGATTATCAATTATCATTAGCAATTGGTAAACGTGGTCAAAATGCACGACTAGCTGCAAAATTAACAGGTTGGAAGATTGATATCAAATCAGAATCAGATGCACGTGAAGAAGGGATTTATCCTAACGATGAGTTAGAAATGGAAGACAGCGAAAGCGAAGCATTTGCATCATCTCATGATATTCACTCAGAATCAGATGAGTCAGAATTAACAGAAGAGCAAGCGAATGACGACACTGAAACAACTGAAGAGCACGAAACAGCTGAAGCTACTGATCAAGATGAAAACGCTGAGAAATAATTTGGAGTGATTGCTTTATGAAAAAGAAAAAAATTCCAATGCGTAAAT comes from the Staphylococcus hsinchuensis genome and includes:
- the nusA gene encoding transcription termination factor NusA — protein: MSSNELLLATEYLEKEKKIPREVLIDAIEAALITAYKKNYDSARNVRVELNMDEGTFKVVARKEVVEEVFDNRDEVDLSTALVRNPAYEVGDIYEEDVTPSDFGRVGAQAAKQAVMQRLRDAEREILYDEFIDKEEDIMTGLIDRVDHRYVYVNLGRTEAVLSEAERSPNEKYIPNERIKVYVNKVEQTTKGPQIYVSRSHPGLLKRLFEQEVPEIFDGTVIVKSVAREAGDRSKISVHADNPDIDAVGACVGSKGARVEAVVEELGGEKIDIVQWNDDPKIFVKNALSPSQVLQVIVDEENQSTIVVVPDYQLSLAIGKRGQNARLAAKLTGWKIDIKSESDAREEGIYPNDELEMEDSESEAFASSHDIHSESDESELTEEQANDDTETTEEHETAEATDQDENAEK